A DNA window from Lutra lutra chromosome 8, mLutLut1.2, whole genome shotgun sequence contains the following coding sequences:
- the LOC125106970 gene encoding pregnancy zone protein-like codes for MLPYSVIHGEAFTLKTTVLNYLPKCIRVSVELKVSPAFLQSQNEKREESYHICANERQTLFWMMTPKTLGNVNFSVSAEAVQSPELRGNEIAEVPEIRRKDTVVKTLLVEVRVHLQRIALAIQALQQLERLTSLYQKWSYSRQKISTI; via the exons ATGCTGCCCTACTCTGTGATCCACGGAGAGGCCTTCACACTCAAGACCACTGTCCTCAACTACCTTCCCAAATGCATCCGG GTCAGTGTGGAACTGAAAGTTTCTCCAGCCTTCCTACAATCCCAAAATGAGAAGCGAGAAGAATCCTATCACATCTGTGCAAATGAGCGGCAAACCCTGTTTTGGATGATGACTCCTAAAACTCTGG GGAATGTGAATTTCTCAGTGAGTGCAGAGGCAGTGCAGTCCCCAGAGCTGCGTGGAAATGAAATTGCTGAGGTCCCTGAAATCAGGAGAAAAGACACGGTTGTCAAAACCTTGCTGGTGGAG GTAAGAGTCCATcttcaaagg atagctttggctattcaggCTCTACAGCAGTTGGAAAGGTTAACAAGCCTCTATCAGAAATGGAGTtacagcaggcagaaaatcagcaCCATCTGA